One Tachypleus tridentatus isolate NWPU-2018 chromosome 3, ASM421037v1, whole genome shotgun sequence DNA window includes the following coding sequences:
- the LOC143246742 gene encoding cell adhesion molecule Dscam1-like — protein MIKGYYVGYKITDSSGQFVYKTLETGDDFKGECVLTGLRRFTRYTVKIQAFNSVGTGPSSDHVIVKTLKEDPPMAIELSVARVTYTTIDVVWRRDPIESNIIGGYQFYIKAENENWQETTVHGDLQDYTFINLQCGTRYEIYAVPYNDAGRGQASQIVTARTNGRAPIAPQKQRLLKINTTSVVMDLHAWDSVGCAIVSIDIKYKGLHEKNWLEHMGHVSPDIQEVTIPGLLPSSSYQLLITARNPAGSTQAEYTFRTLVRTGDSQIRTLQVDENRVPFYLEIEIILPVVLSAVVVLAVLILVCLIMRKRQSSESSYGGSSTYGSRKVQQQPSQQETVQLSDLEKLSSKRQSERLEAAYYPCPYATTRLSHEDDPGQESIQDEPQYATVKRTPRPPKPESHIYHYPVRPCKEYTGEAHHRDPLVVKIETSESNGTERRG, from the exons ATGATCAAGGGATATTATGTCGGTTACAAAATAACCGACTCTTCAGGACAGTTTGTGTACAAGACTTTGGAGACAGGAGACGATTTTAAAGGAGAATGTGTCCTTACAGGCCTCCGTAGATTTACACGGTACACTGTTAAGATACAAGCGTTTAACAGCGTTGGAACAGGGCCGTCATCAGATCACGTCATTGTGAAAACATTAAAAGAAG ATCCACCAATGGCTATAGAGCTTTCTGTTGCCCGAGTAACGTATACGACTATTGACGTAGTATGGCGAAGAGATCCAATAGAATCCAATATCATTGGTG GATATCAATTTTATATCAAAGCCGAAAATGAAAACTGGCAAGAAACTACTGTTCACGGAGATCTTCAAGATTACACTTTTATAAACCTTCAGTGTGGAACTCGATACGAAATTTACGCTGTACCTTACAACGATGCCGGTAGAGGTCAGGCTAGTCAAATTGTTACTGCAAGGACAAACGGTAGAG CCCCTATTGCTCCACAAAAGCAACGTTTGCTAAAAATAAACACGACATCAGTGGTAATGGATCTTCACGCTTGGGACAGCGTAGGCTGTGCGATTGTCTCCATTGACATAAAATACAAGGGACTTCACGAAAAAAACTGGCTGGAACATATGGGTCACGTAAGTCCGGACATACAGGAAGTGACCATTCCCGGGTTGTTGCCCAGTTCTTCCTATCAGTTGCTGATTACTGCCCGCAACCCGGCAGGGTCCACTCAGGCGGAGTACACTTTCCGCACTTTAGTCAGAACAGGTG ACAGCCAGATAAGGACCCTGCAAGTCGACGAAAACAGAGTTCCCTTCTATTTAGAGATAGAAATCATTCTACCAGTCGTCCTGTCTGCTGTAGTAGTACTCGCTGTCCTAATCCTTGTCTGTTTGATCATGCGCAAAAGACAGTCTTCAGAAAGCTCTTATGGTG GTAGTTCCACATACGGGTCCAGAAAAGTCCAACAACAACCCTCTCAACAAGAGACAGTGCAGTTGTCTGATCTGGAGAAACTCTCTTCAAAACGTCAGAGCGAGCGATTAGAAGCAGCGTATTACCCGTGTCCTTATGCCACGACTCGTCTGTCTCACGAGGATGACCCAGGTCAAGAGTCT ATTCAGGACGAGCCACAATACGCCACCGTGAAGAGAACCCCAAGACCACCAAAACCAGAATCCCACATATATCATTACCCAG